One Colius striatus isolate bColStr4 chromosome 8, bColStr4.1.hap1, whole genome shotgun sequence genomic region harbors:
- the SCD gene encoding stearoyl-CoA desaturase gives MPAHLLQEEEFSASSTATVSTVTSRVTRNGDAVMEKKLLSHEDLAGDRGMVDDLFDETYKEKEGPKPPMRFVWRNIILMSLLHLGAIFGLTLIPSAKIQTLAWAFLCFLVSALGITAGSHRLWSHRSYKATLPLRIFLTIANSVAFQNDIYEWVRDHRVHHKFSETDADPHNAMRGFFFSHIGWLLVRKHPDVIEKGQKLDLSDIKADKVVMFQRRFYKPSVVLLCFTLPTVVPWYFWDESIIISFFIPAILRYTIGLNATWLVNSAAHMFGNRPYDQNINPRENPLVSLGALGEGFHNYHHTFPYDYSTSEFGWRFNLTTAFIDLMCLLGLASDRKKVSKEVILARKLRTGDGSHKSG, from the exons ATGCCTGCGCACTTACTACAGGAAGAG GAGTTCTCCGCTTCCAGCACCGCCACCGTCAGCACAGTCACCTCCCGGGTGACCAGGAATGGGGATGCTGTCATGGAGAAGAAATTACTCAGTCATGAGGACTTGGCAGGAGACCGGGGCATGGTAGATGATCTCTTTGACGAGACCTACAAGGAGAAAGAAGGCCCCAAGCCCCCCATGCGATTCGTCTGGAGGAATATCATTCTCATGAGCCTGCTGCATCTAGGGGCCATATTCGGGTTGACATTGATACCTTCTGCAAAGATCCAGACATTGGCATGGG CCTTTCTGTGTTTCCTGGTGAGTGCTCTGGGGATAACAGCTGGATCTCACCGCCTCTGGAGCCATCGGTCCTACAAAGCCACACTGCCCCTGCGGATCTTCTTGACCATTGCAAACTCCGTGGCCTTCCAG AATGACATCTATGAGTGGGTACGAGACCACCGCGTCCATCACAAGTTCTCTGAGACAGATGCAGACCCTCACAACGCCATGCGGGGTTTCTTCTTCTCCCACATTGGCTGGCTGCTGGTGCGCAAGCACCCAGATGTCATTGAGAAGGGCCAGAAGCTGGACCTGAGTGACATAAAGGCTGACAAAGTGGTGATGTTCCAGCGGAG ATTCTACAAGCCCTCAGTGGTGTTGCTCTGCTTCACACTGCCCACTGTGGTACCCTGGTACTTCTGGGACGAATCCATCATCATCAGCTTCTTCATTCCAGCCATCCTGCGCTACACCATAGGGCTTAATGCCACTTGGCTAGTGAACAGTGCTGCTCACATGTTTGGCAACCGGCCATATGATCAGAACATCAATCCACGGGAGAACCCTCTGGTTAGCCTCGGGGCCCTAG GAGAAGGCTTCCACAATTACCACCATACCTTCCCCTATGACTACTCCACTAGTGAGTTTGGCTGGCGATTCAACTTAACCACAGCCTTCATTGACCTCATGTGCCTCCTGGGGCTGGCCAGTGATCGTAAGAAGGTCTCCAAGGAGGTCATCCTGGCTCGGAAACTGCGGACTGGAGATGGCAGTCACAAGAGTGGCTGA